Proteins encoded together in one Pantoea sp. CCBC3-3-1 window:
- the malK gene encoding maltose/maltodextrin ABC transporter ATP-binding protein MalK: MANVSLSGVSKVFGETTISSDINLEIEQGEFVVFVGPSGCGKSTLLRMIAGLEEISSGELKIGNKRMNEVPPAERGIGMVFQSYALYPHLTVAENMSFGLKLARTKKEETERRVNQVSEILQLAHLLDRRPKALSGGQRQRVAIGRTLVAEPTVFLLDEPLSNLDAALRVQMRIEISRLHKRLKRTMIYVTHDQVEAMTLADKIVVLNAGRIVQVGRPLALYHYPANRFVAGFIGSPRMNFLPVKTIAVEPERVQIELPDGQWVWLKVRGDDVMPGSNLSLGVRPEHLLPGEGAEIQLTGDVQVVEQLGNETQIHIQIPAIRQNLVYRQNDVVLVEEGATFAIGLPPHRCHLFREDGTACRRLHPEPGV; the protein is encoded by the coding sequence ATGGCGAACGTTTCCCTTAGCGGCGTAAGTAAAGTCTTTGGCGAAACAACCATCTCCAGCGACATCAATCTGGAGATTGAGCAGGGCGAGTTTGTGGTATTCGTCGGGCCGTCCGGCTGCGGTAAATCCACCCTGCTACGAATGATTGCCGGGCTGGAAGAGATCAGTTCCGGCGAGCTGAAAATTGGCAACAAGCGGATGAATGAGGTGCCCCCCGCCGAACGAGGCATCGGCATGGTGTTCCAGTCTTACGCGCTCTATCCGCATCTGACGGTCGCCGAAAACATGTCTTTTGGCCTCAAGCTGGCCCGAACCAAAAAAGAGGAAACCGAGCGGCGGGTCAATCAGGTATCTGAAATCTTACAGCTTGCTCATTTACTGGATCGTCGCCCGAAAGCGCTTTCAGGCGGTCAGCGCCAGCGCGTGGCGATTGGCCGTACGCTGGTGGCAGAACCGACGGTATTTCTGCTCGATGAACCGCTTTCCAATCTGGATGCCGCGCTGCGTGTGCAGATGCGCATTGAGATTTCACGCCTGCACAAGCGGCTGAAACGCACGATGATTTACGTCACCCACGATCAGGTTGAAGCGATGACGCTGGCCGACAAAATCGTGGTGCTCAACGCCGGACGCATTGTGCAGGTCGGTCGTCCGCTGGCGCTTTACCACTATCCCGCTAACCGCTTCGTCGCCGGTTTTATCGGCTCTCCCAGAATGAACTTCCTGCCGGTGAAGACGATCGCCGTCGAGCCTGAACGCGTACAGATTGAGCTGCCCGACGGGCAGTGGGTCTGGCTGAAAGTGAGAGGCGACGACGTGATGCCGGGCAGCAATCTGTCGCTGGGCGTGCGACCCGAGCATTTGTTGCCGGGCGAGGGCGCTGAAATACAGCTCACGGGCGACGTGCAGGTGGTCGAACAGCTGGGCAATGAAACGCAGATCCACATCCAAATCCCGGCAATCCGTCAGAACCTGGTCTACCGCCAGAACGACGTGGTGCTGGTAGAAGAAGGTGCAACTTTCGCCATCGGCTTGCCGCCGCACCGCTGTCATCTGTTCCGTGAAGACGGGACGGCCTGCCGTCGGTTACATCCCGAGCCTGGCGTTTAA
- a CDS encoding maltoporin produces MIIIRNSSLALAVAAALSTQAMAVDFTGYARSGIGWSGSGGEQQCFKATGAESKYRLGNECETYAELKLGQEVWKEGDKSFYFDTNVAYSVSQQNDWEATDPAFREANVKGKNLIEWLPGATMWAGKRFYQRHDVHMIDFYYWDISGPGAGLEDIDVGFGKLSFAATRNTESGGSFGYIADQRDELPTSNDVFDVRLAGLQTNPGGVLELGVDYGRANARDGYSLADDATKDGWLLTAEHTQSIYNGYNKLVVQYAADSMTAESTGTANGHSSGAAINNNGSMLRLLDHGALDFNDKWGLMYVAMYQDTDRDNNNGTTWYTVGVRPMYKWTPIMSTLLEVGYDNVKSQRTGDRNGQYKVTLAQQWQAGDSIWSRPAIRVFATYANWDEKWGYDTDSGVNNGLAMNDTTARTYSRGNDDEIAFGAQMEVWW; encoded by the coding sequence ATGATAATAATACGTAATTCCTCTCTGGCGCTGGCCGTGGCAGCCGCGCTTTCCACACAGGCGATGGCGGTAGATTTTACCGGTTACGCCCGTTCCGGTATCGGCTGGTCCGGCAGCGGCGGCGAGCAGCAGTGTTTTAAAGCGACCGGCGCGGAGAGCAAGTATCGTCTGGGTAATGAATGTGAAACCTATGCGGAATTAAAGCTTGGGCAGGAAGTGTGGAAAGAAGGGGATAAAAGCTTCTATTTTGATACCAACGTCGCCTACTCGGTGTCGCAGCAGAACGACTGGGAAGCGACCGATCCGGCTTTCCGCGAAGCCAACGTAAAAGGCAAGAACCTGATTGAATGGCTGCCGGGCGCGACGATGTGGGCCGGTAAGCGCTTCTATCAGCGTCATGACGTGCACATGATCGACTTTTACTATTGGGATATCTCCGGTCCTGGCGCAGGTCTGGAAGATATTGACGTTGGCTTCGGTAAGCTCTCTTTTGCCGCAACGCGCAACACCGAAAGCGGCGGCTCTTTTGGCTATATCGCCGATCAGCGTGACGAACTGCCAACGTCCAACGACGTGTTCGACGTGCGTCTGGCCGGACTGCAAACCAATCCCGGCGGCGTGCTGGAGCTGGGTGTGGATTACGGCCGCGCCAATGCTCGCGATGGCTACTCGCTGGCCGACGATGCAACCAAAGACGGCTGGCTGCTGACGGCTGAGCACACGCAAAGCATCTATAACGGCTATAACAAGCTGGTTGTGCAATATGCCGCAGATTCGATGACTGCTGAAAGCACGGGCACGGCTAACGGACACTCTTCCGGTGCGGCCATCAATAATAACGGCAGTATGCTGCGTCTCCTCGACCACGGCGCGCTGGATTTCAACGATAAATGGGGACTGATGTACGTGGCGATGTATCAGGATACGGACCGCGACAACAATAACGGGACGACCTGGTACACCGTTGGGGTACGGCCGATGTACAAATGGACGCCGATCATGAGCACCCTGCTGGAAGTGGGCTACGACAACGTCAAATCGCAGCGTACCGGCGACCGCAACGGCCAGTATAAAGTGACGCTGGCGCAGCAGTGGCAGGCGGGTGACAGCATCTGGTCACGGCCGGCAATCCGCGTGTTTGCTACCTACGCAAACTGGGATGAGAAATGGGGCTATGACACCGACAGCGGCGTCAACAATGGTCTGGCGATGAACGATACGACTGCCCGTACCTACAGCCGTGGCAACGATGATGAAATAGCCTTTGGCGCGCAGATGGAAGTCTGGTGGTAA
- the malM gene encoding maltose operon protein MalM, producing MKKTLLSLCLSLSLIAGAQAAQQDAAAAPKISAQTLHSLTWTPLVPPITQDVVLNTSTTRIGQGEIQGAAAAFSLPADRGSLEIVLTSLVTGKTVYAPNVLVLDEQMRPAAFYPASYFPYQPPGLVSSDRLEGTLKLTPALGQKQIYLLVYTTQQDLQATTQMVNPAKAYAAGVSNAVPDIPDPVARHTPGGTLSLKVTAEQKAGNVMIGQLFPSSDPAPAAPAVVGNSVRPESAPPAKPAEPMLAESDAYFNEAIKNAIKAGDVDKALKLLNEAERLGSKTARKTFIDSVKH from the coding sequence ATGAAAAAAACGCTGCTGTCTCTGTGTCTGTCGCTAAGTCTGATCGCTGGCGCGCAAGCTGCTCAACAGGATGCGGCTGCGGCACCGAAAATTTCTGCCCAGACGCTACATAGCCTCACGTGGACGCCGCTGGTACCGCCAATCACGCAGGACGTCGTGCTCAATACGTCTACAACGCGGATCGGCCAGGGTGAAATTCAGGGCGCGGCGGCGGCCTTCTCTTTGCCTGCCGATCGCGGGTCGCTGGAAATTGTGTTAACCAGCCTGGTAACGGGTAAAACGGTGTATGCGCCTAACGTGCTGGTACTTGACGAGCAGATGCGTCCGGCGGCGTTTTATCCTGCCAGCTATTTCCCCTATCAGCCGCCTGGCCTGGTGTCCAGCGATCGGCTGGAAGGAACGCTGAAGCTGACGCCTGCGCTGGGACAGAAACAGATCTATCTGCTGGTCTACACCACGCAGCAGGATTTGCAGGCTACCACGCAGATGGTTAACCCTGCCAAAGCCTATGCGGCGGGCGTGAGCAATGCGGTGCCGGATATCCCGGATCCCGTTGCGCGACATACGCCTGGCGGCACGCTCAGCCTGAAGGTTACGGCTGAGCAAAAAGCCGGTAACGTGATGATCGGCCAGCTGTTCCCTTCATCCGATCCGGCACCCGCAGCGCCGGCTGTCGTTGGCAATAGCGTCCGGCCAGAATCGGCTCCTCCGGCTAAACCGGCGGAACCAATGCTGGCAGAATCGGACGCTTATTTTAACGAGGCGATTAAAAACGCCATCAAGGCCGGAGACGTGGATAAAGCGTTGAAGCTGCTGAACGAAGCCGAGCGGCTGGGTTCAAAAACGGCGCGTAAAACCTTTATTGACAGCGTTAAGCATTAA
- a CDS encoding GlxA family transcriptional regulator has translation MAIPVWFLTLPGVMMLDISGPAETLQLAKGAFSLHYIGPDECVSTSTGMMIGHLAPLPDSLPAGSLLVVPGMADSSVSFDTPQAMAARHWLMRMQPAIHAREITLVCICSGSILAARSGLLHGVQCTTHHDVVSRLKSAEPAAIVKENRIFMEDRGIWTSAGITAGIDLALHLIHRLCGSQMALDVAREMVVWFRRSGDDPQLSPWLRYRNHINPAIHRTQDLLIAQPEQAWPLEKIAGRVHVSARHLTRLFRQHLGISVKDYHEQLRLAIAQQQLQQGEGVEKAALSAGFSSSRQLRRALQRWQE, from the coding sequence TTGGCTATCCCGGTATGGTTTTTAACGCTACCTGGCGTGATGATGCTGGATATTAGCGGTCCGGCAGAGACGCTACAGCTGGCAAAGGGCGCATTCAGCCTGCACTACATCGGCCCAGACGAATGTGTCTCAACCTCTACCGGGATGATGATCGGTCATCTTGCGCCGTTGCCGGACAGTTTACCGGCAGGCAGCCTGCTGGTTGTGCCGGGAATGGCGGATTCCAGCGTTTCGTTTGATACGCCGCAGGCTATGGCCGCGCGCCATTGGCTGATGCGGATGCAGCCCGCGATCCACGCGCGGGAAATCACCCTGGTTTGCATCTGTTCGGGTTCAATCCTGGCTGCACGTAGCGGCCTGCTGCACGGCGTACAGTGCACCACGCACCATGATGTAGTTTCACGGCTGAAAAGCGCCGAACCGGCGGCTATCGTCAAAGAAAATCGCATATTTATGGAGGATCGCGGCATCTGGACCAGCGCAGGCATTACGGCGGGCATCGATCTGGCGCTGCATCTGATTCATCGGCTGTGTGGCTCGCAGATGGCACTGGATGTCGCCCGTGAAATGGTGGTCTGGTTCCGTCGTTCAGGCGACGATCCCCAGCTGTCGCCGTGGCTACGCTATCGCAACCATATCAACCCGGCGATTCATCGCACCCAGGATTTACTGATTGCCCAACCGGAGCAGGCGTGGCCGCTGGAGAAAATTGCCGGTCGCGTTCACGTCAGCGCCCGGCATCTGACGCGACTGTTCAGACAGCATTTAGGGATTAGCGTAAAGGATTATCATGAGCAGCTAAGGCTGGCGATTGCCCAGCAGCAGCTCCAGCAAGGCGAAGGCGTGGAAAAAGCGGCGCTGTCGGCAGGATTTTCGTCCTCGCGACAGCTGAGGCGGGCGCTCCAGCGCTGGCAGGAGTAA
- a CDS encoding isochorismatase family protein, giving the protein MTHTVLLVIDAQCSFYHRGYQETLDTPAFEQKLSQLIAGCQQSEIPIVDVFHVEPEGPFSLASGRVERLPFLNHQAAYSVQKKVHNALTESGLESWLREHAVKHLIISGLRTEQCCETTARVASDLGYQVTFVTEATLTFPITHNGTTLSIADLRHHTESVLINRFAKIASVEECLNDLKLP; this is encoded by the coding sequence ATGACCCATACCGTGCTATTAGTGATTGACGCTCAGTGCTCTTTCTATCATCGTGGCTATCAGGAAACGTTGGACACGCCCGCCTTCGAACAAAAGCTCAGCCAGCTGATTGCAGGCTGTCAGCAAAGCGAAATTCCGATCGTTGATGTGTTCCATGTTGAGCCAGAAGGCCCGTTCTCGCTGGCGTCAGGACGGGTTGAACGCCTGCCGTTTCTCAATCATCAGGCGGCATATAGCGTGCAGAAAAAGGTCCATAACGCGTTAACTGAATCGGGGCTGGAAAGCTGGCTGCGAGAACACGCTGTGAAACACCTTATTATCAGCGGATTGCGCACCGAGCAGTGCTGCGAAACCACGGCGCGCGTGGCGTCCGATTTGGGTTATCAGGTGACTTTTGTCACTGAGGCCACGCTGACTTTCCCCATTACCCATAACGGGACAACGTTGAGCATCGCCGATTTACGCCATCACACTGAAAGCGTGCTGATAAACCGCTTCGCTAAGATTGCCAGCGTGGAAGAATGTCTGAATGACCTGAAATTGCCTTAA
- a CDS encoding DUF2000 domain-containing protein produces the protein MKFDASQHRCTIIIDKDLPAGLAINAASVIGISFGRTMENLVGPDMQSLDAVNYPGVIYSPLPVLLAAGDTIQALQYIAEEDADIYAMPFSALAQSCKTYKEYGERISSVSSDNIELVAIGLIGPKKKIAKLTGNLPLYK, from the coding sequence ATGAAATTCGACGCCAGTCAGCATCGCTGTACCATTATTATTGATAAAGATCTTCCCGCCGGACTCGCCATCAATGCGGCGAGCGTTATCGGCATCAGCTTTGGCCGCACCATGGAAAATCTGGTCGGTCCGGATATGCAATCCCTTGATGCGGTTAACTATCCCGGCGTTATTTACAGCCCGTTGCCGGTGCTGCTGGCAGCGGGCGACACTATTCAGGCGTTGCAGTACATTGCTGAGGAGGATGCGGATATTTATGCCATGCCTTTTAGCGCGCTGGCGCAGTCCTGTAAAACTTATAAGGAGTATGGCGAAAGGATTTCTTCGGTTAGCAGCGATAATATTGAACTGGTGGCGATTGGCCTGATCGGCCCAAAGAAAAAGATTGCTAAGTTAACCGGCAATCTGCCGCTTTATAAATAG
- a CDS encoding Lrp/AsnC family transcriptional regulator, translating into MVLVTTEMKILKLLQDDARITNQVLAEKIGMSASPCWRKVRKLEEDEVIQGYRAVLNRKKIGLGVMVFIRVAIDSHSEAEARKFEEEVTALEDVVACYSIGGDADFLLQVVAQDLDSYADFAMSVVRRLPGIKEMQSMFVLKEIKPLIAYPIKKTLG; encoded by the coding sequence ATGGTGTTAGTCACGACAGAAATGAAAATCCTGAAGCTTTTGCAGGACGATGCACGCATCACTAATCAGGTTCTGGCTGAAAAAATCGGCATGTCTGCCTCTCCCTGCTGGCGAAAAGTGCGCAAGCTTGAAGAGGATGAAGTGATTCAGGGCTACCGGGCCGTGCTGAATCGTAAAAAAATCGGGCTTGGCGTGATGGTGTTCATTCGCGTAGCCATCGACAGTCACAGCGAGGCCGAAGCGAGGAAATTTGAAGAGGAAGTCACCGCGCTGGAAGACGTGGTGGCCTGCTACAGTATTGGCGGCGATGCCGATTTCCTGTTGCAGGTAGTGGCCCAGGATCTGGATTCTTATGCCGACTTTGCCATGTCGGTGGTTCGCCGCCTGCCTGGGATCAAAGAAATGCAAAGTATGTTTGTGCTAAAAGAAATTAAGCCGTTGATCGCTTATCCGATTAAAAAAACGCTGGGATAA